Below is a window of Bradyrhizobium sp. SZCCHNS1050 DNA.
CGAGAACCGGGAGCAGAGCCGCGCCAATCGTTCGGCAAGATCCGGCTGGGGCTCGAAGGCGATGACCCGCCCCGGCGCCGACCACCGTGCCAGCCAGTAGAGAAAACTGCCCTTGTTGGCGCCGATGTCGCAGACGATGTCGCCGCGCCGGATGTGACGCTGCAACTCGGACAGCTCCGTCTTGTGGTCGCGGAATCGGGACCGCAGGATTCTGACCAGAAACCGGGATGCCTCATGTTTCGCCAACCGAGCCCCCCAACGCCATGGCTACGCGCCCGCCAAACGAGGGCGGGCTCGGGTGCGCACGCCCTGTCGTTCACGGCAATGCTTCAAAATGGACGAGTGGCGGGGCGCCAGGATGGCGCTGGCGTGGCGATTGGCGATCCCAGCAGGACTCGAACCTGCAACCCGCGGAGTAGAAATCATGCGCGCAGGATGCGCAAATATTAATAATATCAATAGTTTAAGCTGCAACGCTAGGCATGGTAGGGGGCTTTTCCGGGATTCGCCCTAAGTGGACTTCGGATTTGGAATGATCAACGGAAGGCTAAGTTGCCCAGTGAATACGCGACGGGCCCGACCTTGTCGGGCTTGCCTTAGGAGTTCCAGGAAAATGCGGGTATCAGCAAAGTAATTGGGATACGCTCGTTGTAGCGCGGCCAGTGAGTCGACTGCAACTAACACGACGTCCGTCCCTTCCCCTTTTATTGCAGATTCTTCGTTAGAGTAGGCCTGTTGCGCCTTTTCGGCTTCATCTGCCTTAAACCCGGTAACGGCGAGGGTTTCGGTCCGAGTGTTGAGTTTAAGTAAGTAGTAGTGCGCGTCGTCGGTATCGTTGGTCAGTCGCTGTAGCGCATGATTATATGCACTAAGCCTTTGCTCAACGTTTAGGCGTGCAGCAGTGTGGTCCAGCTCAGATTTTAGTTCGGATGGAGAAGCCGGCGTCAAGGGGACCAACGGTGTACGCTCGCGCAAAGCGATGGCGGAACTCATCAACACAAAAAAGCGAAGCCATGCATCTGGTCCAATCGAGGATTTCAGCGCCTCTCCGAGAAACGTACCCACCGTCTCTACAGCGGTCGCCCATGCGTGTTGATATTGAGATCGGATCTGCATCTCGATCTTCAATCCGTTGAATCGGCGCCCTCCTTCTTTGTCGGACAGAAAGCGATAAACGCGGTGAATCCCTCGATATCCGGACTCCTTGGGTTGAAAAATATAATTGTCTCGATGCACCAGGCTGTGCTTCATCTGGCTCTGGTTTTCGTAAAACTCATCGAGAGCTCGGACTCCTGCCACCGATTTTAGGACAGCTCGACAGCCGCCAATGTCCTGCATCTGTGATAGTTTCATATCCGGCCGAATATCGAGTTTGTTCGCAATGGAAATCAGCCGTTTGGTCCTTTGCGCAATCAAGGGTTCGTCGTCGAAACGGCGGGCGGC
It encodes the following:
- a CDS encoding RelA/SpoT domain-containing protein, which produces MTWTECRYTREEINRQGRELVRLLNIDTEQWSADDYLAFRRMSTVVNNWRGCHAYPLNVLQMNLRRAARRFDDEPLIAQRTKRLISIANKLDIRPDMKLSQMQDIGGCRAVLKSVAGVRALDEFYENQSQMKHSLVHRDNYIFQPKESGYRGIHRVYRFLSDKEGGRRFNGLKIEMQIRSQYQHAWATAVETVGTFLGEALKSSIGPDAWLRFFVLMSSAIALRERTPLVPLTPASPSELKSELDHTAARLNVEQRLSAYNHALQRLTNDTDDAHYYLLKLNTRTETLAVTGFKADEAEKAQQAYSNEESAIKGEGTDVVLVAVDSLAALQRAYPNYFADTRIFLELLRQARQGRARRVFTGQLSLPLIIPNPKST